A single genomic interval of Pan paniscus chromosome 18, NHGRI_mPanPan1-v2.0_pri, whole genome shotgun sequence harbors:
- the C18H16orf92 gene encoding fertilization-influencing membrane protein isoform X2, which translates to MRVRDGGGVPAPSTFSPHPKVPSEQLWAVTSQSPHLMIGVMRLWPWVLVWVWLAALGAIETAPRPKRATASALGTESPRFLDRPDFFDYPDSDQARLLAVAQFIGEKPIVFINSGSSPGLFHHILVGFLVVAFFFLLFQFCTHINFQKGA; encoded by the exons atGAGAgtgagggatgggggaggggtccCAGCTCCTAGCACTTTCTCCCCTCACCCCAAAGTGCCATCAGAACAGCTCTGGGCTGTGACATCACAGAGCCCCCACCTCATGATAGGAGTCATGAGGCTGTGGCCATGGGTGCTGGTGTGGGTGTGGCTGGCTGCACTAGGGGCCATAGAAACTG CCCCCAGACCCAAGCGTGCCACGGCGTCAGCCCTGGGGACAGAGTCTCCGCGCTTCTTAGACAGACCTGACTTCTTCGATTATCCGGACTCAGACCAAGCCAGGCTACTGGCTGTGGCCCAGTTTATTGGAGAGAAACCCATCGTGTTCATTAACTCAG GTTCCAGCCCCGGGCTCTTCCATCACATCCTGGTGGGCTTCCTGGTGGTGGcgttcttctttctccttttccagtTCTGCACCCACAT AAACTTCCAGAAAGGGGCCTAA
- the C18H16orf92 gene encoding fertilization-influencing membrane protein isoform X1, which yields MRVRDGGGVPAPSTFSPHPKVPSEQLWAVTSQSPHLMIGVMRLWPWVLVWVWLAALGAIETAPRPKRATASALGTESPRFLDRPDFFDYPDSDQARLLAVAQFIGEKPIVFINSGSSPGLFHHILVGFLVVAFFFLLFQFCTHIFPWECAGSAWLSVRRPRASQAPASTSRTKEQATRTPPTQLPGTHH from the exons atGAGAgtgagggatgggggaggggtccCAGCTCCTAGCACTTTCTCCCCTCACCCCAAAGTGCCATCAGAACAGCTCTGGGCTGTGACATCACAGAGCCCCCACCTCATGATAGGAGTCATGAGGCTGTGGCCATGGGTGCTGGTGTGGGTGTGGCTGGCTGCACTAGGGGCCATAGAAACTG CCCCCAGACCCAAGCGTGCCACGGCGTCAGCCCTGGGGACAGAGTCTCCGCGCTTCTTAGACAGACCTGACTTCTTCGATTATCCGGACTCAGACCAAGCCAGGCTACTGGCTGTGGCCCAGTTTATTGGAGAGAAACCCATCGTGTTCATTAACTCAG GTTCCAGCCCCGGGCTCTTCCATCACATCCTGGTGGGCTTCCTGGTGGTGGcgttcttctttctccttttccagtTCTGCACCCACAT CTTTCCCTGGGAATGCGCTGGGTCTGCTTGGTTGTCAGTACGCAGACCCAGGGCTTCCCAGGCTCCTGCCAGCACCAGCAGGACCAAGGAGCAGGCCACCCGCACCCCGCCCACCCAGCTCCCCGGGACTCACCACTGA